Proteins from a genomic interval of Chloroflexota bacterium:
- a CDS encoding aminotransferase class IV encodes MSGKPVCYVNGQLVPESANAVSPLDRGLLLGDGLFETMRVVRERVLQWDRHWERLRGGAQALGLALPWTSDELREAVDRTLYANNLCEATARLTVTRGTSAARGLLPPGDTQPTLLIRVTPFAPYPAHLYRNGMQVIVSRRVHRNEQSPLSRIKSLCYLDNVVARQEAMESDADEALLLNTQGSVVCATTANVFCVQAGRLHTPPVAEGALPGTIRALVCGELAQKLQCGVKISRLDEAALFSADEVFLTNALMGIMPVCAIDGRPLGAGVPGPVTGRFRAAYEEWLTAQSGAKTR; translated from the coding sequence ATGAGCGGCAAACCCGTATGCTATGTGAACGGGCAACTCGTGCCGGAAAGCGCCAATGCGGTCTCGCCGCTTGACCGGGGTTTGCTGCTGGGGGACGGGCTATTCGAGACCATGCGCGTTGTGCGCGAGCGCGTGCTGCAGTGGGATCGGCACTGGGAACGGCTGCGCGGAGGGGCACAAGCGCTTGGACTTGCGTTGCCCTGGACCTCGGATGAACTGCGCGAAGCGGTCGACCGGACGCTGTACGCCAACAATCTGTGCGAGGCCACCGCCCGCCTCACGGTCACGCGCGGGACCAGTGCCGCGCGGGGTCTCCTGCCGCCAGGCGACACGCAGCCGACACTCCTCATTCGCGTAACGCCCTTCGCTCCTTACCCGGCCCACCTCTATCGCAACGGGATGCAAGTGATAGTCAGCCGCAGAGTTCACCGGAATGAGCAGTCGCCCCTGTCCCGCATCAAGTCGCTGTGCTATCTGGACAATGTTGTCGCCCGCCAAGAAGCGATGGAGAGTGACGCCGATGAGGCCTTGCTGCTCAACACGCAAGGCAGCGTGGTGTGCGCCACAACCGCGAATGTCTTTTGCGTGCAAGCAGGTCGCTTACACACGCCACCCGTAGCAGAAGGCGCGTTGCCGGGTACGATACGCGCTCTGGTGTGTGGAGAACTGGCACAGAAGCTGCAGTGCGGCGTCAAGATCTCGCGGCTAGACGAGGCAGCGTTGTTCTCGGCTGACGAGGTCTTTCTGACGAACGCCCTCATGGGCATTATGCCGGTATGCGCCATAGATGGACGGCCGCTTGGCGCGGGCGTTCCGGGCCCGGTCACGGGGCGATTTCGCGCCGCATATGAGGAGTGGTTAACAGCGCAAAGCGGGGCGAAAACAAGGTGA